A single region of the Nicotiana sylvestris chromosome 6, ASM39365v2, whole genome shotgun sequence genome encodes:
- the LOC104235756 gene encoding 65-kDa microtubule-associated protein 1-like, which produces MAAVDAENPVLGETTCGSLLQQLQQIWDEVGQTDDEWHEILLQMDRECLDVYKRKVGQAVKSRAHLLEALADAKIELCRLLAALGEKTYAGIPEKASGSIKEQLAAIAPALENLWKQKEDRVKEFFDVQAQIEKISSEIAGISEHVENPKVDESDLSLKKLDEFQAQLQELQKEKSERLHKVLEFVSTIHDLCAVLGLDFFGTITEVHPSLNDSTGVQSKSISDDTLSNLSRTVLALTEDKKQRLQKLQELTTQLIDLWNLMDTPEEERSLFDHVCCNISASVDEVSIPGALALDLIEQAEVEVERLDQLKASRMKEIAFKKQAVLEEIFAHAHVEIDSEAARQKIMTLIESGNIEPAELLTDMDNQIVKANEEAHSRKEILEKVEKWMAACEEESWLEDYNRDQNRYNASRGAHLNLKRAEKARILVNKIPALVDSLIAKTRAWEQDRGTTFTYDGVPLLAMLDEYMMLRHDREEEKRRLRDQKKFHEQISKEPETPFGSTPSPARPLGTKKVVGPRANGNANGSANRRLSLNSHQNGSRSTTKDGKRDHSRKVAPVNNFAISKDDAASHISGSERIPSTP; this is translated from the exons ATGGCAGCAGTGGATGCTGAAAATCCTGTTCTTGGAGAAACAACTTGTGGTTCTCTACTACAACAGTTGCAG CAAATTTGGGATGAGGTTGGTCAAACTGATGACGAGTGGCATGAGATACTTCTTCAGATGGACAGAGAGTGCTTGGATGTCTACAAGAGAAAGGTTGGCCAAGCAGTGAAGTCACGGGCTCACCTTCTGGAGGCATTGGCAGATGCCAAAATTGAACTCTGCAGGCTGCTAGCAGCACTTGGAGAGAAAACATATGCTGGAATA CCTGAGAAGGCTTCAGGCTCAATCAAGGAACAACTTGCAGCTATAGCACCAGCGCTGGAAAACTTGTGGAAACAGAAAGAGGATAGGGTAAAAGAGTTCTTCGACGTACAAGCGCAAATTGAAAAGATTAGCAGTGAGATTGCTGGGATTAGCGAGCATGTAGAGAATCCTAAAGTAGATGAGTCTGATTTATCTCTGAAGAAGTTGGATGAATTTCAAGCACAACTTCAAGAGCTTCAAAAAGAAAAG AGTGAGAGACTGCACAAAGTCCTTGAGTTCGTGAGCACCATACATGATCTATGTGCTGTTCTTGGCTTGGACTTCTTTGGTACTATCACTGAAGTTCACCCAAGCCTGAATGATTCTACTGGTGTACAATCGAAAAGTATAAGCGATGACACACTATCAAATCTTTCAAGAACCGTCTTAGCATTAACGGAAGATAAGAAGCAAAGGCTGCAGAAG CTTCAAGAATTAACAACTCAGCTGATTGACTTATGGAATTTGATGGATACACCTGAAGAAGAAAGAAGCTTGTTTGACCATGTTTGCTGCAACATATCGGCTTCAGTTGATGAAGTGTCTATTCCTGGGGCTCTTGCTCTAGATCTGATTGAACAG GCTGAAGTGGAAGTTGAAAGACTTGATCAGCTAAAAGCTAGCAGGATGAAGGAGATTGCTTTCAAAAAGCAGGCAGTGCTTGAAGAGATTTTTGCTCATGCCCACGTAGAGATTGACTCTGAGGCTGCTCGACAGAAGATTATGACACTAATTGAATCAGGGAATATTGAGCCTGCTGAGTTACTCACAGACATGGACAACCAGATTGTAAAAGCAAATGAAGAGGCTCATAGCAGGAAAGAAATATTGGAAAAAGTTGAGAAATGGATGGCAGCTTGCGAAGAAGAGAGCTGGCTTGAAGACTACAACAGG GATCAGAACCGGTATAATGCAAGCAGAGGTGCACACTTAAATTTGAAGAGGGCCGAAAAGGCTCGGATATTGGTCAACAAAATTCCAG CTCTTGTGGACTCCTTGATTGCTAAAACAAGAGCATGGGAACAAGATCGGGGCACCACGTTCACATATGACGGTGTTCCACTGCTTGCCATGCTAGACGAATATATGATGCTCAGGCACGATAGAGAAGAAGAGAAACGAAGGTTGCGG GACCAGAAGAAGTTCCATGAGCAGATAAGCAAAGAACCAGAAACACCATTTGGATCAACACCAAGCCCTGCTCGACCACTTGGTACAAAGAAGGTGGTGGGTCCACGAGCAAATGGGAACGCCAATGGGTCAGCCAACAGAAGGCTGTCTCTTAATTCACACCAAAATGGTTCCAGGTCAACAACTAAAGATGGGAAGAGAGACCACTCAAGGAAGGTGGCTCCTGTGAACAATTTTGCCATTTCAAAAGATGATGCAGCCTCTCACATTTCTGGATCTGAACGTATTCCCAGCACACCATAG